In a genomic window of Spodoptera frugiperda isolate SF20-4 chromosome 18, AGI-APGP_CSIRO_Sfru_2.0, whole genome shotgun sequence:
- the LOC126911671 gene encoding putative uncharacterized protein DDB_G0282133, with protein MLDIPLFVLVLQIGLSSAFNIRSHHRNPSPRSLYARQTRQTRREDSGLYQPSHSRSYESDSDYSNDEDDHLRELPLLPPRGYKTRKHYLTHSAPEYETTLEAAPLSKPRVNNYVKRSLPSPGVRRRYWNREDHAPYLQQRAPSFSQPQRRNSGIKDVLTSYANSLKVTKQPEDKDNILQSLISLIGQLGSEDKTRKYNRKGDILSLDEESVETLDTEEDIDSSLESFGFNNMRSYYLRQEPSYKRHNYRKGYNNNIYNLQIRRTPPAEDTSDEADGILVTDNSKPYDVVTIARPKSKKSGSIINRNDNQNSDTEDVLKYRKKSNLPYISGLNHILKRSKLYTENQNDIKDISRELALNAKLLRDNDNTDQFTKLRLESLEENLDSQLHSNKKPKVNFLRFMVLPQNKLTLGSELAKNLTNLLSSTFDKLNLKPHVRTVVDTSYNDDERYNSGAAHGFSQNVNLRSYDDFALVKRLLVDEAESNLVPYHESKDYNNQNKEVESIEEFVLETDDDKDEVIVSKDSLNIDLPILEINSSALRTDLDTEELASKIMNILKLAISPNVQLSIEKDIIPNETVSENNKIASVLSEKENNKTIDTSEEFSPDDAHNTDFSSLRTNEQLNEVVSSTDKLHLEYPWNDQLSPNDGNKNNSLRTEKSENVTDEHFLNLWNDQLSSDKEYEDNTLRTQNSEDLSSVLHLEYPWTDELSTDNENISNGLRTQKPQEYTHELQLEYPWTDQLSSDNENDNNSLRTQKPTDKTVGDTADPSNLSSQLEFPWNGKPSPDKDNVSATLRTHLKNFTDVLHRENPLNDGLSPDNTNNAFETEKSQTDKQVSDTVDSNNELHLEYPWNDELSTSKNNESNTLRTEKPQNNKEVEDAVNSTSELHLEYPWNDQSSPDNDSTSLRTQNLEDSTDVLHLDYPWNGQLSPVNVNNTLRTQKPENSTNVLHLEFPWNDQLSSDDDNKNNSLRTQKQENSTDVLHLEYPWNGQSSPDNENNTEALRTQKSDNSTDELHLEFPWNDQLNSGNDNKNNALRTQNLDDFTNLLHLEYPWNGQQRPDYENNLLTSRKLNTNLRRREDKYIAREYTDVVDLEFPWNGHTNPEGIKHKLRSGSKPDKGKDLNNHNIVLERPWNGDISQDEDNVGKEVVKHSGLKNNLRSHLHKHNKRPGHYSRSTYYDDSDDLINRRALIEAVKNLEHKYDDLKKVVLELPWQKILESMKENIGNDAVPRIESRFSGNSQLHNQLTRPEDLNYNRSVQDEEYIEHETCNPASQENFEKIIFKYKNSDEDENSSDSIKFPLDRRPVARLAAHHKHVYADRRLNSILEPTDKPSDPLFNTTNDVESELNNDTVNHVFVLD; from the exons atgttgGATATACCTTTATTTGTGCTG GTTTTACAAATTGGTTTAAGCTCCGCCTTCAACATTCGCAGTCACCACCGAAACCCATCGCCACGTTCCTTGTATGCGAGACAGACGAGGCAAACGAGACGAGAGGACTCTGGCCTCTACCAACCATCACACAGCCGGAGCTATGAATCAGACTCTGATTATTCTAATGATGAAGATGACCACTTGAGAGAATTACCACTACTGCCACCGAGAGGTTATAAGACAAGAAAGCATTATTTGACACATTCTGCCCCAGAATACGAAACAACTTTAGAAGCCGCACCCTTAAGCAAACCCCgcgtaaataattatgttaaaagatCCTTACCATCACCTGGCGTACGCCGAAGATACTGGAACCGTGAGGACCATGCACCATATTTGCAACAAAGAGCACCCAGTTTCAGTCAGCCACAAAGACGAAATTCTGGAATAAAGGATGTCTTGACATCGTACGCAAACAGCCTTAAGGTTACTAAACAACCTGAGGATAAGGACAACATACTTCAGTCACTAATATCACTCATTGGCCAGTTAGGTAGCGAAGACAAAACCCGTAAATATAACAGAAAAGGTGATATTTTAAGTCTCGATGAGGAATCTGTTGAAACATTAGACACCGAGGAAGATATTGACAGCAGTCTGGAGTCCTTTGGTTTCAACAACATGCGCTCATATTATTTAAGACAGGAACCGTCATATAAGCGACATAATTATCGTAaaggatataataataatatatataatctACAAATCCGAAGGACGCCACCTGCAGAAGATACTTCTGATGAAGCTGACGGAATTCTCGTCACTGATAACAGTAAACCATATGATGTAGTAACAATTGCAAGACCAAAATCAAAAAAATCTGgttcaataataaatagaaatgatAATCAAAATTCTGATACTGAAGATGTGCTTAAATACAGAAAGAAAAGTAACTTGCCTTATATTAGTGGcctaaatcatattttaaagaGAAGCAAACTTTATACAGAGAATCAAAATGATATCAAGGATATTAGTCGAGAATTGGCATTAAATGCTAAATTGCTACGTGACAATGACAATACTGATCAATTTACAAAATTGCGCTTGGAGAGTTTGGAAGAAAACCTTGATTCACAGCTTCATAGTAATAAAAAACCAAAGGTGAATTTTCTAAGATTCATGGTGTTACcgcaaaataaattaactctTGGTAGTGAATTGGCAAAGAATTTAACAAACCTACTATCTTCGACATTCgataaattaaaccttaaaccCCACGTAAGGACAGTTGTTGATACATCATACAATGATGATGAACGGTATAATTCAGGTGCAGCACATGGCTTTAGTCAAAATGTAAATTTGAGAAGCTACGATGACTTTGCACTCGTGAAAAGATTACTTGTTGATGAAGCTGAGAGCAATTTGGTTCCCTATCATGAGTCCAAAGATtataacaatcaaaataaaGAAGTTGAGTCGATCGAAGAATTTGTTCTTGAAACAGACGATGATAAAGATGAGGTTATAGTCAGTAAAGattctttaaatattgatttaccaattttagaaattaatagTTCTGCACTTAGAACAGATCTGGATACTGAAGAACTCGCCAGTAAaattatgaacattttaaaGCTTGCAATTTCACCGAATGTTCAACTTTCTATCGAAAAAGATATTATTCCTAATGAAACGGTGagtgaaaataacaaaatagcgAGTGTATtaagtgaaaaagaaaataataaaacaatagatacCTCTGAAGAATTCAGCCCTGATGATGCTCATAATACAGATTTTTCAAGTTTAAGAACTAACGAACAGTTGAATGAAGTTGTAAGTTCTACTGACAAATTGCATCTAGAATATCCATGGAACGATCAGTTGAGTCCAAAtgatggaaataaaaataattctctcAGAACGGAGAAATCAGAAAATGTGACCGATGAACATTTTCTAAATCTGTGGAATGATCAACTGAGTTCTGATAAAGAATATGAAGATAATACTCTTCGAACTCAGAATTCAGAAGATTTATCCAGTGTACTACATCTTGAATACCCATGGACTGATGAATTGAGTACCGATAATGAAAATATAAGTAACGGTCTTCGAACTCAGAAACCACAAGAATATACTCACGAATTACAACTTGAATATCCTTGGACCGATCAATTAAGTTCTGATAATGAAAATGATAATAACTCTCTTCGAACTCAGAAACCAACTGATAAAACAGTTGGTGACACTGCAGATCCCAGTAATCTATCATCACAACTTGAATTTCCATGGAATGGTAAGCCAAGTCCGGACAAAGATAATGTAAGTGCCACTCTTCGAACACATTTGAAAAATTTTACTGATGTGTTACATCGTGAAAATCCATTGAACGATGGCTTGAGTCCCGACAATACAAATAACGCTTTTGAAACTGAGAAATCACAAACTGATAAACAAGTCTCAGACACCGTAGATTCCAATAATGAGTTACATCTTGAATATCCGTGGAATGATGAGTTAAGTAcgagtaaaaataatgaaagcaATACTCTTCGTACTGAGaaaccacaaaataataaagaagtCGAAGACGCAGTAAATTCTACAAGTGAATTACATCTGGAATATCCATGGAATGATCAATCCAGTCCTGATAATGATAGTACAAGTCTTCGGACTCAGAATTTGGAAGATTCTACTGATGTATTGCATCTTGACTATCCATGGAATGGTCAGCTTAGCCcagttaatgtaaataatactcTTCGAACTCAGAAACCAGAAAATTCTACCAATGTCTTACATCTTGAATTTCCTTGGAACGATCAACTGAGTTCGGACgatgacaataaaaataattctctaAGAACGCAGAAACAAGAAAACTCTACCGATGTACTACATCTTGAATATCCATGGAATGGTCAGTCGAGTCCAgataatgaaaataacactGAAGCTCTTCGGACACAGAAATCAGATAATTCTACAGACGAATTACATCTCGAATTTCCTTGGAATGATCAACTGAACTCAGGAAATGACAATAAGAATAATGCTCTTCGAACACAGAATTTAGATGATTTTACCAATCTATTACACCTTGAATATCCATGGAATGGTCAGCAAAGACCagattatgaaaataatcttCTTACTTCTCGAAAGTTAAATACAAATCTGAGGAGACGAGAGGACAAATACATTGCTAGGGAGTATACTGATGTGGTAGACCTTGAATTTCCTTGGAATGGTCACACCAATCCTGAGGGTATCAAACATAAACTGAGGTCAGGAAGCAAGCCTGATAAAGGTAAGGATTTAAATAATCACAATATTGTACTTGAGCGTCCTTGGAATGGTGACATAAGTCAGGATGAAGATAATGTTGGTAAGGAAGTGGTCAAGCATTCAGgtctcaaaaataatttaagatcaCACTTGCACAAGCATAACAAACGTCCTGGACACTACAGCCGAAGTACGTATTACGATGACAGTGATGATTTGATAAATAGACGCGCTCTGATCGAAGCCGTAAAAAATTTGGAACATAAATATGACGACTTAAAGAAAGTTGTACTTGAATTGCCTTGGCAGAAGATATTGGAGTcgatgaaggaaaatattggTAATGATGCCGTCCCCCGCATTGAATCCCGATTCTCAGGCAATTCACAGTTACACAACCAGCTCACACGTCCTGAGGACTTAAATTACAATCGAAGTGTACAAGACGAAGAATACATAGAACATGAAACCTGCAATCCAGCATCAcaagaaaatttcgaaaaaataatatttaaatacaaaaattctGACGAAGATGAAAATTCTTCTGATTCAATAAAATTTCCTTTGGACAGGCGACCTGTTGCTAGGCTGGCTGCTCATCACAAGCATGTGTATGCAGACAGACGACTTAACTCAATATTAGAACCTACGGATAAACCAAGTGACCCTTTGTTCAATACTACAAACGATGTTGAGAGTGAATTAAACAATGATACAGTAAATCATGTATTTGTATTAGACTAG